Within the Marixanthomonas sp. SCSIO 43207 genome, the region GGAGTTGAAATGTTCCGTAAGATTCTTGATAGAGGTGAAGCTGGAGATAACGTAGGTATCTTATTAAGAGGTATTGAAAAATCTCAAATTTCAAGAGGTATGGTAATCTGTAAGCCAGGTTCTGTAACTCCTCATGCTAAGTTTAAAGCAGAGGTTTATATCTTGAAAAAAGAAGAAGGTGGACGTCACACTCCATTCCATAACAACTACCGTCCACAGTTCTACGTACGTACTACTGATGTTACAGGAACAATCAACCTTCCTGACGGAGTAGAAATGGTAATGCCAGGTGATAACCTTACAATTACTGTAGATCTTATTCAGGCAATTGCAATGAACGTTGGACTACGTTTCGCTATCCGTGAAGGTGGTAGAACTGTAGGTGCAGGTCAGGTAACTGAAATATTAGACTAATTATATTAGATACATAAAGTCAAAAGGTGTCCCGTACCACGGGATGCCTTGACTTTTATAAAAGGATAAGCTTGGTCATAATGATTTAGCTTTCCATATAAACGGGCGTAGCTCAGCTGGTAGAGCAGTGGTCTCCAAAACCAAAGGTCGTGAGTTCGATCCTTACCGCCCGTGCTAAATAGGTAAAAACCAATTGAAAATGGTGAATTATATAAAAGAATCCTATAGTGAACTTAAAAACCACGTAACTTGGCCTACTTGGGCTGAGGCTCAAAAACTAATGGTTATTGTAGCAGTATTTTCAGTAGTACTGGCTTTATTAACCTTTGGTGTTGATAAGGTGTTTAGTAGAGTTATAGAGTTTTATTTTGAATGGATTAAGTCGTAAATATGACTGAAACTAAAAGTGCAAAAAAGTGGTACGTTGTCCGTTCAGTAAGTGGACAAGAAAATAAGATTAAATCGTATATCGAAACAGAGATTACGCGTTTAAATCTTGAAGATTATATTGAACAAGTGCTCGTTCCTACTGAAAAGGTTATTCAAATACGTAACGGAAAGAAAGTAAACAAAGAACGTGTTTTTTTTCCAGGTTACATCATGATACAGGCAAGCTTAGCTGGAGAAATTCCACATATAATCAAGTCGATTAATGGAGTAATTGGCTTTTTGGGTGAAACCAAAGGAGGTGACCCTGTTCCGCTTAGGCAGTCTGAAGTAAACAGAATGTTAGGTAAGGTTGATGAATTAGCAGTTGAAGATGAAAGTGTAAACATACCTTACGTAGTAGGAGAGACTGTAAAAGTAATAGACGGTCCTTTTAATGGTTTTAACGGGACTGTTGAGAAAATAAATGAAGAAAAACGTAAGCTTGAAGTAATGGTAAAGATTTTTGGAAGAAAAACACCATTAGAATTAAGCTACATGCAAGTAGAGAAAATTTAATTGTTACACGCTATATAAATAGGTTTTTTCTTTAGCTTCCACATAAGAAAAAATCGAAGTAAAATTAAAACAATGGCAAAAGAAGTAGACAAAGTAGTAAAGTTGCAAGTTCGAGGTGGTGCCGCTAACCCGTCGCCTCCAGTAGGACCAGCTTTAGGTGCTGCCGGTGTGAACATTATGGAGTTCTGTAAGCAGTTTAATGCTAGAACTCAAGACAAACAAGGAAAAGTGTTACCAGTTGCGATTACGGTTTACAAAGACAAATCTTTCGATTTTGTTATTAAAACCCCACCCGCTGCTGTACAAATTCTTGAAGCTGCAAAGATCAAAAAAGGATCTGGAGAGCCACACGCAAGAAAAGTAGCATCTATTTCATGGGATCAAGTTCGAGCTATTGCAGAAGACAAAATGCCCGATTTGAATGCATTTACCGTTGAGTCTGCCATGAAAATGGTAGCAGGTACTGCACGATCAATGGGAGTGAAAGTAAAAGGAGCTGCTCCTTTTTAATCAAGAAAAAGAATCTATAAAATGGCAAGATTAACAAAAAAGCAAAAAGAAGCAAAGCTTAAGGTTGAAGACAAGTCTTACACTGTAGCAGAAGCTTCTGCTTTAATAAAAGAAATTACCAACGTAAATTTCGATGCTTCTGTAGACCTAGCGGTACGTCTTAACGTAGACCCACGTAAAGCGAATCAAATGGTTCGTGGCGTTGTAACCCTACCTCACGGTACAGGTAAAGATGTTAAGGTGTTGGCTTTGGTAACTCCAGATAAGGAAGCTGAAGCTAAAGAAGCTGGAGCAGATTATGTTGGACTAGATGAGTACCTCGAAAAAATTAAAGGAGGTTGGACAGATGTTGACGTTATTGTAACTATGCCAAGTGTTATGGGTAAATTAGGACCATTAGGTCGAGTATTAGGACCACGTGGATTAATGCCTAACCCAAAAACAGGTACAGTAACAATGGATGTTGCTAAAGCAGTTTCTGATGTAAAAGCTGGTAAAATTGACTTTAAAGTTGACAAAACCGGTATCGTACACGCAGCAATAGGAAAAGCGTCTTTTGATGCTGAAAAAATTGCAGGAAACGCAAGAGAATTATTAACAACACTCGTTAAACTGAAGCCTCAGGCTGCAAAAGGTGTTTACATTCAAAGTATTCATATGTCTAGTACTATGAGTCCTAGTGTAGAGATTGACACCAAGCGTTTCACTGAGCAGTAAAATTGAGAACTTATGACAAGAGAAGAAAAATCACAAGTAATTGAAAGTTTGACTGCACAGTTATCTGAGAATACTATTATCTATTTAGCTGATATCTCGGGGCTTGATGCAGGATCTACTACAAAATTACGTCGTGCTTGTTTTAAAGCAGGTGTAAGCTTGAATGTAGTAAAGAACACGTTACTTTCCAAAGCTATGGAAAGTTCAGATAAAGACTTTGGTAAATTAACCGGAGTACTTAAAGGAAATACCTCGTTGATGGTTTCTGAAACAGGAAACGCACCTGCCAAAGTAATTAAAGAATTCAGAAAAAAATCTGATAAACCATTACTTAAAGGAGCATTTATTGAAGAAGCAATCTATGTAGGCGATGAGCAACTAGATAAATTGGTTGAAATTAAATCTAAGGAAGAAGTTATTGGAGATATCATTGGATTACTTCAATCTCCTGCTAAGAATGTTATTTCAGCTCTTAAATCTGGTGGAAGCACAATCGCGGGTATTGTTAAAACCCTTTCTGAAAAAGAAGGATAAAAATTTAGCACTAATTAAATTATACATATTAATACAATTATTTTAAAACGATAGAAAATGGCAGATTTAAAAGATTTCGCAGAACAATTAGTTAACTTAACTGTAAAAGAAGTTAATGAGTTAGCTGAAATATTAAAAGAAGAATATGGTATCGAGCCTGCTGCTGCAGCTGTAGCTGTTGCTGGTGGTGCTGGTGCTGCCGGAGGCGATGAAGCTGACGAGCAAACTGAATTTGACGTAATTCTTAAAGCTCCAGGAGGTTCTAAATTAGCAGTTGTAAAACTAGTTAAAGAATTAACAGGTGCTGGTCTTAAAGACGCTAAAGAATTAGTAGACAACGCTCCTTCTCCAATTAAAGAAGGTGTAGCAAAAGACGAAGCTGAAGCAGTAAAAGCTCAGTTAGAAGAAGCTGGAGCAGAGGTTGAGCTTAAATAAGCTCACTAAGTTTCAAACCTTACGGTTTAGGCCTTCCGGAACACCGGAATAGGCCTAAACCATTTTGCGTATATAAAGGTTAAGGATTTTTTGAGTATATGCAATAGTAGTTTTTTTAATTAAAATTCCGTCCATAGATGTCAGCAACGCAAACTGAAAGATTGAATTTTTCTTCTGTACAGAACAAGCCAGATTATCCAGACTTTCTGGATATTCAGATTAAATCCTTCCAGGATTTTTTCCAGTTAGAAACAAAATCAGAAGAAAGGGGTAACGAAGGTCTTTATAACACCTTCATGGAAAACTTTCCAATTACCGATACCCGCAATCAATTTGTATTAGAGTTTTTAGATTATTTTGTAGATCCACCTAGATATTCCATTCAAGAATGTATAGAACGTGGACTTACCTATAGCGTTCCCTTAAAGGCACGTTTAAAATTATATTGTACAGATCCTGAGCACGAAGATTTTGAAACTATCGTACAGGATGTATATTTAGGGGTAATTCCTTATATGACCCCAAGTGGTACCTTCTGTATCAACGGTGCAGAACGTATCGTAGTTTCACAATTACACCGTTCGCCAGGTGTTTTCTTTGGACAGTCATTTCACGCCAATGGAACCAAATTATACTCAGCTCGAGTAATTCCTTTTAAAGGTTCTTGGATTGAATTTGCTACCGATATCAACAGCGTGATGTACGCTTATATTGATAGAAAGAAAAAATTACCTGTTACAACGCTTTTCCGTGCAATAGGCTTTGAAAGAGATAAAGATATTCTTGAAATCTTTGACCTTGCCGAGGAAATTAAAGCAACCAAAACAGGTCTTAAAAAATACCTAGGTAGAAAACTAGCAGCTCGTGTTCTTAAAACGTGGCACGAAGATTTTGTGGACGAAGATACCGGAGAAGTTGTATCTATTGAACGTAATGAAATTGTTCTAGACCGTGATACTGAACTTGAAAAAGAACATATTGAAGAGATATTAGATTCTGGTACAAAAACTATTCTGTTACACAAAGAGGATAATCAACAAGGAGATTATGCGATTATCCACAATACATTACAAAAAGACCCTACCAATTCAGAAAAAGAAGCGGTAGAGCACATCTATAGACAATTACGTAACGCTGAACCGCCAGATGAAGAAACCGCTCGAGGTATCATCAACAAGTTGTTCTTCTCAGATCAGAGATACAACCTTGGTGAAGTAGGTCGTTATAGAATGAACAAAAAACTAGGTCTTGATATTGACATGGAAAAGCAAGTGCTTACCAAAGAAGATATCATTACCATTGTAAAATACTTAATCGAGTTAATCAACTCAAAAGCAGAGATTGATGATATTGATCACCTTTCTAACCGTCGTGTACGTACAGTAGGAGAGCAGTTGTCATCTCAGTTTGGTGTTGGTTTAGCTCGTATGGCACGTACCATTCGTGAACGTATGAATGTTCGTGATAACGAAGTGTTTACTCCAATCGATTTGATTAATGCTAAGACACTTTCTTCAGTAATTAATTCATTCTTTGGTACAAACCAGCTATCTCAGTTTATGGATCAAACCAATCCATTAGCAGAGATTACACACAAACGTCGTCTTTCTGCATTAGGACCTGGAGGTCTTTCGCGTGAAAGAGCAGGTTTTGAGGTACGTGACGTTCACTATACTCACTACGGAAGATTATGTCCTATTGAAACACCTGAAGGACCAAACATTGGTTTGATTTCATCACTTTCGGTTTATGCAAAAGTGAACAATTTAGGTTTTATCGAAACTCCTTACAGAAAAGTTGAAGACGGTAAAATTGACCTGAAGAGTGAACCAATGTATCTTTCTGCTGAAGAAGAGGAAGAAAAGTTAATTGCGCAAGCAAACATTCCGCTTAAAGAAGACGGAAAAATAGACACCGATAGGGTAATTGCTCGTATGGAAGGTGACTTCCCGGTAGTTGAACCAAACACAGTAAATTATGCAGACGTTGCTCCTAACCAGATAGCATCTATTTCTGCATCATTAATTCCATTCTTGGAGCACGATGATGCAAACCGTGCGCTGATGGGAAGTAATATGATGCGCCAGGCTGTACCTTTATTGAGAGCAGATTCTCCAATTGTGGGAACTGGCTTAGAGCGTCAAGTAGCTTCAGATTCGCGTGTGTTGATTAATGCTGAAGGAGATGGTGAAGTAGAATATGTAGATGCAAATGAAATTACTATTAAATATGACCGTACCGATGAAGAACGTATGGTAAGTTTTGATAGTGACTCAAAAACATATCAACTTGTTAAGTTTAGAAAAACAAACCAAAGTACCTCTATTAACCTTAAACCTATCGTAAGTAAAGGAGACCGTGTTAAAAAAGGACAAGTACTTTGTCAAGGTTACGCAACTGAAAAGGGTGAACTAGCACTAGGTAGAAACATGAAAGTTGCCTTTATGCCTTGGAAAGGGTATAACTTTGAGGATGCAATTGTGATTTCTGAACGTGTGGTTCGTGAAGATATATTCACCTCTATTCATATTGATGAATATTCACTTGAAGTACGTGATACCAAATTAGGTAATGAAGAATTAACACATGATATTCCTAATGTTTCAGAAGAGGCAACAAAAGACCTTGACGAAAATGGAATGATACGTGTAGGAGCCGAAGTAAAGCCAGGAGATATATTAATTGGTAAGATTACTCCAAAAGGAGAAAGCGATCCAACTCCTGAAGAAAAACTACTTCGTGCAATATTTGGTGACAAAGCAGGTGATGTAAAAGATGCCTCTTTAAAGGCATCTCCATCATTACGAG harbors:
- the secE gene encoding preprotein translocase subunit SecE is translated as MVNYIKESYSELKNHVTWPTWAEAQKLMVIVAVFSVVLALLTFGVDKVFSRVIEFYFEWIKS
- the nusG gene encoding transcription termination/antitermination protein NusG, with translation MTETKSAKKWYVVRSVSGQENKIKSYIETEITRLNLEDYIEQVLVPTEKVIQIRNGKKVNKERVFFPGYIMIQASLAGEIPHIIKSINGVIGFLGETKGGDPVPLRQSEVNRMLGKVDELAVEDESVNIPYVVGETVKVIDGPFNGFNGTVEKINEEKRKLEVMVKIFGRKTPLELSYMQVEKI
- the rplK gene encoding 50S ribosomal protein L11, with the protein product MAKEVDKVVKLQVRGGAANPSPPVGPALGAAGVNIMEFCKQFNARTQDKQGKVLPVAITVYKDKSFDFVIKTPPAAVQILEAAKIKKGSGEPHARKVASISWDQVRAIAEDKMPDLNAFTVESAMKMVAGTARSMGVKVKGAAPF
- the rplA gene encoding 50S ribosomal protein L1 → MARLTKKQKEAKLKVEDKSYTVAEASALIKEITNVNFDASVDLAVRLNVDPRKANQMVRGVVTLPHGTGKDVKVLALVTPDKEAEAKEAGADYVGLDEYLEKIKGGWTDVDVIVTMPSVMGKLGPLGRVLGPRGLMPNPKTGTVTMDVAKAVSDVKAGKIDFKVDKTGIVHAAIGKASFDAEKIAGNARELLTTLVKLKPQAAKGVYIQSIHMSSTMSPSVEIDTKRFTEQ
- the rplJ gene encoding 50S ribosomal protein L10 produces the protein MTREEKSQVIESLTAQLSENTIIYLADISGLDAGSTTKLRRACFKAGVSLNVVKNTLLSKAMESSDKDFGKLTGVLKGNTSLMVSETGNAPAKVIKEFRKKSDKPLLKGAFIEEAIYVGDEQLDKLVEIKSKEEVIGDIIGLLQSPAKNVISALKSGGSTIAGIVKTLSEKEG
- the rplL gene encoding 50S ribosomal protein L7/L12 encodes the protein MADLKDFAEQLVNLTVKEVNELAEILKEEYGIEPAAAAVAVAGGAGAAGGDEADEQTEFDVILKAPGGSKLAVVKLVKELTGAGLKDAKELVDNAPSPIKEGVAKDEAEAVKAQLEEAGAEVELK
- the rpoB gene encoding DNA-directed RNA polymerase subunit beta, which translates into the protein MSATQTERLNFSSVQNKPDYPDFLDIQIKSFQDFFQLETKSEERGNEGLYNTFMENFPITDTRNQFVLEFLDYFVDPPRYSIQECIERGLTYSVPLKARLKLYCTDPEHEDFETIVQDVYLGVIPYMTPSGTFCINGAERIVVSQLHRSPGVFFGQSFHANGTKLYSARVIPFKGSWIEFATDINSVMYAYIDRKKKLPVTTLFRAIGFERDKDILEIFDLAEEIKATKTGLKKYLGRKLAARVLKTWHEDFVDEDTGEVVSIERNEIVLDRDTELEKEHIEEILDSGTKTILLHKEDNQQGDYAIIHNTLQKDPTNSEKEAVEHIYRQLRNAEPPDEETARGIINKLFFSDQRYNLGEVGRYRMNKKLGLDIDMEKQVLTKEDIITIVKYLIELINSKAEIDDIDHLSNRRVRTVGEQLSSQFGVGLARMARTIRERMNVRDNEVFTPIDLINAKTLSSVINSFFGTNQLSQFMDQTNPLAEITHKRRLSALGPGGLSRERAGFEVRDVHYTHYGRLCPIETPEGPNIGLISSLSVYAKVNNLGFIETPYRKVEDGKIDLKSEPMYLSAEEEEEKLIAQANIPLKEDGKIDTDRVIARMEGDFPVVEPNTVNYADVAPNQIASISASLIPFLEHDDANRALMGSNMMRQAVPLLRADSPIVGTGLERQVASDSRVLINAEGDGEVEYVDANEITIKYDRTDEERMVSFDSDSKTYQLVKFRKTNQSTSINLKPIVSKGDRVKKGQVLCQGYATEKGELALGRNMKVAFMPWKGYNFEDAIVISERVVREDIFTSIHIDEYSLEVRDTKLGNEELTHDIPNVSEEATKDLDENGMIRVGAEVKPGDILIGKITPKGESDPTPEEKLLRAIFGDKAGDVKDASLKASPSLRGVVIDKKLFARAIKDKRKRAKDKEDISALEISYDAKFDALKDVLVDKLFAIVGGKTAQGVTNDLGETVFPKGKKYTLKMLNAVDDYTHLTGGTWTTDDETNAMVADLMHNYKIKENDLQGSLRREKFTISVGDELPSGILKLAKVYIAKKRKLKVGDKMAGRHGNKGIVARIVREEDMPFLEDGSPVDIVLNPLGVPSRMNIGQIYETVLGWAGQKLGRKFATPIFDGATIDQINELTDEAGIPRYGHTHLYDGGTGQRFDQPATVGVIYMLKLGHMVDDKMHARSIGPYSLITQQPLGGKAQFGGQRFGEMEVWALEAYGASSTLREILTVKSDDVIGRAKTYESIVKGETMPEPGLPESFNVLMHELKGLGLDIRLEE